The genomic stretch TGCTCGGCGGTGAACCCGAACTTCGTCTGGAGCTCCTTGAGGGGCGCCGAGGCGCCGAACGTGTGCATCCCGATGACCTCGCCGCCCGCGCCGACGTACCGGCTCCAGCCGAAGGTCGAGGCCTGCTCGACCCCGACGCGCGCGGCGACCGCGGGCGGCAGCACGGCGTCGCGGTACGCGGCCGGCTGGTGCTCGAAGAGCTCCCACGACGGCATGGACACGACGCGGGCCCGGACGCCGGCCGCGGTCAGCCGCTCGTACGCGTCCACGCAGAGCGCGACCTCGCTGCCCGAGGCCAGCAGGATGACCTCGGGCGCGCCCCCCGTCGCGTCCGCGAGCACGTAGGCGCCCTGCGCCACGCCCGCCGCGCTCGCGTACGTCGAGCGGTCCAGCGTCGGCAGCGCCTGGCGCGACAGGACGAGACAGACGGGCTCGTGGCGGAGCTGCAGGACGTAGCGCCACGCCTCGAGCACCTCGTTGGCGTCCGCGGGGCGGAGCGTGAGGAGGCCGGGGATCGCGCGGAGCGACGCGAGCTGCTCGATCGGCTGGTGCGTCGGCCCGTCCTCGCCCACGCCGATCGAGTCGTGGGTGAAGACGTAGATCACGGGTAGCTCCATCAGCGCGCTGAGCCGGATCGCCGGGCGCAGGTAGTCGCTGAAGATCAGGAAGCTCGAGCCGTAGGGCCGGACCTTGGAGAGCGAGAGGCCGTTCAGCACCGCGCCCATCGCGTGCTCGCGGACGCCGAAGTGCAGGTTGCGCCCCGCGGGCGTGCCGGCCTCGAAGTCGCCGGCGCCGTCGAACACGAGGCGCGTCTTCGTCGAGGGGGCCAGGTCCGCGGAGCCGCCGAGGAGCCACGGGACGTTCCGCGCGAGCACGTTCAGCACCTTGCCCGACGCGTCGCGGCCCGCGAGGCCCTTGGGGTCGGCCGGAAACGGCGCGAGCCCCTTGTCCCAGCCCTCGGGGAGCCGGCGGTGCTGCATCCGGTAGAGGTGGTCGGCGAGCTCCGGGAACCGGTCCTTGTACTCGGCGAAGCGCGCCAT from Candidatus Methylomirabilota bacterium encodes the following:
- the tkt gene encoding transketolase, producing the protein MDAVQKASSGHPGTAMALAPVVYTLWQRVLRFDPDDPIWPNRDRFVLSAGHASMLLYAMLHLTGVKAVNPQYERLGQLSVTLDDIERFRQLGSKCPGHPEYRWTSGVETTTGPLGQGVATSVGMAIAGRWMASHFNRPGFPMLDYDVYALAGDGCLMEGVSGEAASLAGHLGLSNLCWLYDNNRITIEGPTDLAFSEDVATRFLGYGWNVTRVGDANDLEMVARALRTFKATPGRPTLIIVDSHIAWGAPHKQDTHAAHGEPLGEEEVRLTKRAYGWPEDARFLVPDGVREHFAAGVGARGHAAREAWMARFAEYKDRFPELADHLYRMQHRRLPEGWDKGLAPFPADPKGLAGRDASGKVLNVLARNVPWLLGGSADLAPSTKTRLVFDGAGDFEAGTPAGRNLHFGVREHAMGAVLNGLSLSKVRPYGSSFLIFSDYLRPAIRLSALMELPVIYVFTHDSIGVGEDGPTHQPIEQLASLRAIPGLLTLRPADANEVLEAWRYVLQLRHEPVCLVLSRQALPTLDRSTYASAAGVAQGAYVLADATGGAPEVILLASGSEVALCVDAYERLTAAGVRARVVSMPSWELFEHQPAAYRDAVLPPAVAARVGVEQASTFGWSRYVGAGGEVIGMHTFGASAPLKELQTKFGFTAE